The Sphaeramia orbicularis chromosome 16, fSphaOr1.1, whole genome shotgun sequence genome window below encodes:
- the LOC115435639 gene encoding membrane-spanning 4-domains subfamily A member 15-like, translating into MSVTMAKADGVTVFTLTSDPNSACPPLCQMFKGLCYSPVCCSVSQPLRRLQGTSQSVLGALQVMVGILNIGFGTILFICLDDSWWAPVFPFWLGSLFIFFGIMCILSEKFPSPCLVIFNVILNLIGIGFSITAIALYIFYLDIPWWYNFSPCGTRYWGYSSRYSTMATESPELQIMIKKCEEGQHLIMMLMKSIYILLIILSVLELCITISSVVLGIKALRKRGKEQNKSSEVPEHYKELLEDATTNATV; encoded by the exons ATGTCTGTGACCATGGCGAAGGCAGACGGGGTCACCGTCTTCacattgacctctgaccccaacaGTGCTTGTCCTCCACTGTGTCAGATGTTCAAGGGTCTCTGCTACAGCCCTGTGTGCTGCTCTGTGTCTCAGCCCCTTCGGAGGCTCCAGGGAACGTCTCAGTCAGTCCTGGGG GCTTTGCAGGTCATGGTTGGAATACTGAACATTGGTTTTGGAACCATCCTCTTCATCTGCCTTGATGACTCTTGGTGGGCTCCGGTGTTTCCCTTTTGGCTTGGAAGTCTG TTCATTTTCTTTGGCATCATGTGCATTTTGTCAGAGAAGTTCCCCAGTCCATGTCTG GTCATCTTCAATGTGATTCTGAATCTGATAGGAATAGGTTTCTCCATTACAGCCATTGCTCTCTACATTTTTTACCTTGACATACCATGGTGGTATAATTTCTCACCATGTGGGACAAGATACTGGGGATACAGCAGTCGCTATAGTACGATGGCCACTGAATCCCCTGAGCTACAGATCATGATTAAGAAATGTGAGGAAGGCCAACATCTGATTATG ATGCTCATGAAAAGCATCTATATTTTGCTGATCATCCTGTCAGTTCTGGAGCTTTGCATCACCATCAGCTCTGTCGTCTTGGGCATCAAAGCTCTGAGAAAGAGAGGAAAGGAACAAAACAAG